In one Saimiri boliviensis isolate mSaiBol1 chromosome 21, mSaiBol1.pri, whole genome shotgun sequence genomic region, the following are encoded:
- the ASPHD2 gene encoding aspartate beta-hydroxylase domain-containing protein 2 isoform X1, with amino-acid sequence MFGLSKKFLSQGPAALDDVTKPSLFNPTAVTFAGSGAVGPADLIVHQCHPWQDLSIGGRHAPPCPSRSFPPTLTCKVWAPLGPLRTDCLNLLHTPSKDSPNMSLEWLVAWSWSLDGLRDCIATGIQSVRDCDTTAVITVACLLVLFVWYCYHVGREQPRPYVSVNSLMQAADANGLQNGYVYCQSPECVRCTHHEGLNQKLYHNLQEYAKRYSWSGMGRIHKGIREQGRYLNSRPSIQKPEVFFLPDLPTMPYFSRDAQKHDVEVLERNFQTILCEFETLYKAFSNCSLPQGWKMNSTPSGEWFTFYLVNQGVCVPRNCRKCPRTYRLLGSLRTCIGNNVFGNACISVLSPGTVITEHYGPTNIRIRCHLGLKTPNGCELVVGGEPQCWAEGRCLLFDDSFLHAAFHEGSAEDGPRVVFMVDLWHPNVAAAERQALDFIFAPGR; translated from the exons AT GTTTGGTCTTTCTAAAAAATTCCTTTCACAGGGACCAGCGGCACTTGATGATGTGACAAAACCCAGCCTCTTCAACCCCACTGCAGTGACTTTTGCCGGAAGCGGAGCGGTGGGCCCGGCCGACCTCATCGTTCATCAATGCCACCCCTGGCAGGATCTGAGCATCGGTGGCCGCCATGCCCCCCCCTGCCCCAGCCGCTCCTTCCCCCCCACGCTAACCTGCAAGGTGTGGGCGCCCTTGGGACCCCTGAGGACTGATTGTCTGAACTTGCTTCACACCCCCAGTAAGGACTCCCCCAACATGTCGCTCGAGTGGCTGGTGGCCTGGAGCTGGTCGCTGGATGGCCTGAGGGACTGCATCGCCACCGGCATCCAGTCGGTGCGAGACTGCGACACCACGGCCGTCATCACCGTGGCCTGCCTCCTGGTCCTGTTCGTGTGGTACTGTTACCACGTGGGCAGGGAGCAGCCCCGGCCCTACGTCTCCGTCAACTCCCTCATGCAGGCTGCCGACGCCAACGGGCTGCAAAACGGCTACGTGTACTGCCAGTCCCCCGAGTGCGTGCGCTGCACCCACCATGAGGGCCTCAACCAGAAGCTGTACCACAATCTGCAGGAGTATGCCAAGCGCTACTCCTGGTCCGGCATGGGCCGCATCCACAAGGGCATCCGCGAGCAGGGCCGGTACCTCAACAGCCGACCCTCCATCCAGAAGCCTGAGGTCTTCTTCCTGCCCGACCTCCCCACCATGCCCTATTTCTCCCGGGACGCACAGAAACACGACGTGGAGGTGCTGGAACGGAACTTCCAGACCATCCTGTGCGAGTTCGAGACCCTCTACAAAGCTTTCTCAAACTGCAGTCTCCCACAAGGATGGAAAATGAACAGCACCCCCAGCGGGGAGTGGTTCACCTTTTACTTGGTCAATCAGGGGGTCTGTGTTCCCAGGAACTGCAGGAAGTGCCCACGGACGTACCGCTTGCTGGGAAGCCTTCGGACCTGTATTGGGAACAATGTTTTTGGGAACGCGTGCATCTCTGTGCTGAGCCCTGGGACCGTGATAACGGAGCACTATGGACCCACCAACATCCGCATCCGATGCCATTTAG GTCTGAAAACACCAAATGGCTGTGAGCTGGTGGTGGGGGGAGAGCCCCAGTGCTGGGCAGAAGGGCGCTGCCTTCTCTTTGACGACTCTTTCCTGCATGCCGCGTTCCATGAAG GTTCAGCAGAGGACGGCCCGCGGGTGGTTTTCATGGTGGATTTGTGGCATCCAAACGTCGCAGCGGCCGAAAGGCAGGCCCTCGATTTCATCTTTGCTCCGGGACGATGA
- the ASPHD2 gene encoding aspartate beta-hydroxylase domain-containing protein 2 isoform X2 has protein sequence MSLEWLVAWSWSLDGLRDCIATGIQSVRDCDTTAVITVACLLVLFVWYCYHVGREQPRPYVSVNSLMQAADANGLQNGYVYCQSPECVRCTHHEGLNQKLYHNLQEYAKRYSWSGMGRIHKGIREQGRYLNSRPSIQKPEVFFLPDLPTMPYFSRDAQKHDVEVLERNFQTILCEFETLYKAFSNCSLPQGWKMNSTPSGEWFTFYLVNQGVCVPRNCRKCPRTYRLLGSLRTCIGNNVFGNACISVLSPGTVITEHYGPTNIRIRCHLGLKTPNGCELVVGGEPQCWAEGRCLLFDDSFLHAAFHEGSAEDGPRVVFMVDLWHPNVAAAERQALDFIFAPGR, from the exons ATGTCGCTCGAGTGGCTGGTGGCCTGGAGCTGGTCGCTGGATGGCCTGAGGGACTGCATCGCCACCGGCATCCAGTCGGTGCGAGACTGCGACACCACGGCCGTCATCACCGTGGCCTGCCTCCTGGTCCTGTTCGTGTGGTACTGTTACCACGTGGGCAGGGAGCAGCCCCGGCCCTACGTCTCCGTCAACTCCCTCATGCAGGCTGCCGACGCCAACGGGCTGCAAAACGGCTACGTGTACTGCCAGTCCCCCGAGTGCGTGCGCTGCACCCACCATGAGGGCCTCAACCAGAAGCTGTACCACAATCTGCAGGAGTATGCCAAGCGCTACTCCTGGTCCGGCATGGGCCGCATCCACAAGGGCATCCGCGAGCAGGGCCGGTACCTCAACAGCCGACCCTCCATCCAGAAGCCTGAGGTCTTCTTCCTGCCCGACCTCCCCACCATGCCCTATTTCTCCCGGGACGCACAGAAACACGACGTGGAGGTGCTGGAACGGAACTTCCAGACCATCCTGTGCGAGTTCGAGACCCTCTACAAAGCTTTCTCAAACTGCAGTCTCCCACAAGGATGGAAAATGAACAGCACCCCCAGCGGGGAGTGGTTCACCTTTTACTTGGTCAATCAGGGGGTCTGTGTTCCCAGGAACTGCAGGAAGTGCCCACGGACGTACCGCTTGCTGGGAAGCCTTCGGACCTGTATTGGGAACAATGTTTTTGGGAACGCGTGCATCTCTGTGCTGAGCCCTGGGACCGTGATAACGGAGCACTATGGACCCACCAACATCCGCATCCGATGCCATTTAG GTCTGAAAACACCAAATGGCTGTGAGCTGGTGGTGGGGGGAGAGCCCCAGTGCTGGGCAGAAGGGCGCTGCCTTCTCTTTGACGACTCTTTCCTGCATGCCGCGTTCCATGAAG GTTCAGCAGAGGACGGCCCGCGGGTGGTTTTCATGGTGGATTTGTGGCATCCAAACGTCGCAGCGGCCGAAAGGCAGGCCCTCGATTTCATCTTTGCTCCGGGACGATGA